From the Verrucomicrobiia bacterium genome, the window ATTCGCGGACCTTACGGCTCTTCTTTCACAGGTCGCATGATGGAAACGATGATGGATGCCGCGAGAATCACGGCAATCACGGCCAAGGCTACGACGATCGGGATGTGATAGATGTCTGTGACGATCATCTTGATTCCGACAAAGATCAGGATCGCTCCCAGGCCGTAATGCAGGTAACGAAAAATCTTCATCATGCCG encodes:
- a CDS encoding TerC family protein — protein: GMMKIFRYLHYGLGAILIFVGIKMIVTDIYHIPIVVALAVIAVILAASIIVSIMRPVKEEP